Proteins encoded together in one Prunus dulcis chromosome 3, ALMONDv2, whole genome shotgun sequence window:
- the LOC117620778 gene encoding nuclear transcription factor Y subunit A-3 isoform X1, which produces MQNLYKQNSDIGSAHSTFPFIVGSSSWENSTETHVQQSTSKSLIFKMGAPLQNCHNRKQSGIHFQDQDSSSTQSTGQSHSEVDSMKEGNPCGEGIVSAQSGYNERQGKPVGGHLKSLSSVASQGFVFPSQLDFCHPMGHIPFHYAEPYFGSLLAAACGPQATIHHPQVMGITPARVPLPLDLTEDEPIYVNAKQYRAILRRRQYRAKLEAQNKLVKIRKPYLHESRHVHALKRARGSGGRFLNMKKVQDSKPNTTNRVDVSGSAQLHLTRNMSESEVLEPDNYRDGASTTSCSEVTSTSNSDNIFPRQDFRFSGYPSHIGGTMQVPFVDVRGGGNQHHISLLR; this is translated from the exons ATGCAGAATTTGTATAAGCAAAACTCTGATATTGGTTCTGCACATTCGACATTTCCATTCATTGTTGGATCATCATCATGGGAGAATTCTACTGAAACACATGTCCAACAGTCTACCTCCAAAAGTTTAATCTTCAAGATGGGCGCGCCTCTACAAAATTGTCATAACAGAAAGCAATCTGGAATTCACTTTCAAGATCAAGATTCGTCGTCAACTCAATCAACTGGTCAATCTCATTCTGAAGTGGATAGTATGAAAGAAGGCAACCCATGTGGGGAAGGCATAGTTTCAGCACAATCAG GATATAATGAAAGACAAGGGAAGCCTGTTGGTGGTCACCTGAAATCACTCTCGTCAGTGGCAAGTCAGGGCTTTGTCTTCCCGTCACAACTTGATTTTTGCCACCCAATG GGTCACATTCCATTCCACTATGCTGAACCATACTTTGGTAGCTTACTTGCTGCTGCTTGTGGGCCACAAGCTACG ATTCATCATCCCCAGGTGATGGGGATTACTCCTGCTAGGGTTCCCTTGCCTCTTGATCTTACAGAAGATGAACCCATTTATGTAAATGCAAAACAGTATCGTGCAATCCTAAGGAGGAGACAATATCGTGCCAAGCTTGAAGCTCAGAACAAACTCGTCAAAATTCGTAAG CCCTATCTTCACGAATCTCGGCATGTTCATGCATTAAAGAGGGCTAGAGGATCTGGTGGGCGCTTTCTCAACATGAAGAAGGTCCAAGATTCCAAGCCTAATACCACAAACAGAGTGGATGTTTCAGGCTCAGCTCAGCTACATTTGACCAGAAATATGTCCGAATCCGAAGTTCTTGAGCCTGACAACTATAGAGATGGTGCTTCTACTACTTCTTGCTCTGAAGTCACAAGCACTTCCAACAGTGATAATATCTTTCCACGGCAAGATTTCAGGTTCTCTGGCTACCCCTCTCACATTGGTGGGACCATGCAAGTTCCCTTTGTTGATGTGCGTGGTGGTGGGAACCAGCACCATATTTCCCTCCTCCGGTGA
- the LOC117620778 gene encoding nuclear transcription factor Y subunit A-3 isoform X2 gives MQNLYKQNSDIGSAHSTFPFIVGSSSWENSTETHVQQSTSKSLIFKMGAPLQNCHNRKQSGIHFQDQDSSSTQSTGQSHSEVDSMKEGNPCGEGIVSAQSGYNERQGKPVGGHLKSLSSVASQGFVFPSQLDFCHPMGHIPFHYAEPYFGSLLAAACGPQATVMGITPARVPLPLDLTEDEPIYVNAKQYRAILRRRQYRAKLEAQNKLVKIRKPYLHESRHVHALKRARGSGGRFLNMKKVQDSKPNTTNRVDVSGSAQLHLTRNMSESEVLEPDNYRDGASTTSCSEVTSTSNSDNIFPRQDFRFSGYPSHIGGTMQVPFVDVRGGGNQHHISLLR, from the exons ATGCAGAATTTGTATAAGCAAAACTCTGATATTGGTTCTGCACATTCGACATTTCCATTCATTGTTGGATCATCATCATGGGAGAATTCTACTGAAACACATGTCCAACAGTCTACCTCCAAAAGTTTAATCTTCAAGATGGGCGCGCCTCTACAAAATTGTCATAACAGAAAGCAATCTGGAATTCACTTTCAAGATCAAGATTCGTCGTCAACTCAATCAACTGGTCAATCTCATTCTGAAGTGGATAGTATGAAAGAAGGCAACCCATGTGGGGAAGGCATAGTTTCAGCACAATCAG GATATAATGAAAGACAAGGGAAGCCTGTTGGTGGTCACCTGAAATCACTCTCGTCAGTGGCAAGTCAGGGCTTTGTCTTCCCGTCACAACTTGATTTTTGCCACCCAATG GGTCACATTCCATTCCACTATGCTGAACCATACTTTGGTAGCTTACTTGCTGCTGCTTGTGGGCCACAAGCTACG GTGATGGGGATTACTCCTGCTAGGGTTCCCTTGCCTCTTGATCTTACAGAAGATGAACCCATTTATGTAAATGCAAAACAGTATCGTGCAATCCTAAGGAGGAGACAATATCGTGCCAAGCTTGAAGCTCAGAACAAACTCGTCAAAATTCGTAAG CCCTATCTTCACGAATCTCGGCATGTTCATGCATTAAAGAGGGCTAGAGGATCTGGTGGGCGCTTTCTCAACATGAAGAAGGTCCAAGATTCCAAGCCTAATACCACAAACAGAGTGGATGTTTCAGGCTCAGCTCAGCTACATTTGACCAGAAATATGTCCGAATCCGAAGTTCTTGAGCCTGACAACTATAGAGATGGTGCTTCTACTACTTCTTGCTCTGAAGTCACAAGCACTTCCAACAGTGATAATATCTTTCCACGGCAAGATTTCAGGTTCTCTGGCTACCCCTCTCACATTGGTGGGACCATGCAAGTTCCCTTTGTTGATGTGCGTGGTGGTGGGAACCAGCACCATATTTCCCTCCTCCGGTGA
- the LOC117620778 gene encoding nuclear transcription factor Y subunit A-3 isoform X3, translating into MGAPLQNCHNRKQSGIHFQDQDSSSTQSTGQSHSEVDSMKEGNPCGEGIVSAQSGYNERQGKPVGGHLKSLSSVASQGFVFPSQLDFCHPMGHIPFHYAEPYFGSLLAAACGPQATIHHPQVMGITPARVPLPLDLTEDEPIYVNAKQYRAILRRRQYRAKLEAQNKLVKIRKPYLHESRHVHALKRARGSGGRFLNMKKVQDSKPNTTNRVDVSGSAQLHLTRNMSESEVLEPDNYRDGASTTSCSEVTSTSNSDNIFPRQDFRFSGYPSHIGGTMQVPFVDVRGGGNQHHISLLR; encoded by the exons ATGGGCGCGCCTCTACAAAATTGTCATAACAGAAAGCAATCTGGAATTCACTTTCAAGATCAAGATTCGTCGTCAACTCAATCAACTGGTCAATCTCATTCTGAAGTGGATAGTATGAAAGAAGGCAACCCATGTGGGGAAGGCATAGTTTCAGCACAATCAG GATATAATGAAAGACAAGGGAAGCCTGTTGGTGGTCACCTGAAATCACTCTCGTCAGTGGCAAGTCAGGGCTTTGTCTTCCCGTCACAACTTGATTTTTGCCACCCAATG GGTCACATTCCATTCCACTATGCTGAACCATACTTTGGTAGCTTACTTGCTGCTGCTTGTGGGCCACAAGCTACG ATTCATCATCCCCAGGTGATGGGGATTACTCCTGCTAGGGTTCCCTTGCCTCTTGATCTTACAGAAGATGAACCCATTTATGTAAATGCAAAACAGTATCGTGCAATCCTAAGGAGGAGACAATATCGTGCCAAGCTTGAAGCTCAGAACAAACTCGTCAAAATTCGTAAG CCCTATCTTCACGAATCTCGGCATGTTCATGCATTAAAGAGGGCTAGAGGATCTGGTGGGCGCTTTCTCAACATGAAGAAGGTCCAAGATTCCAAGCCTAATACCACAAACAGAGTGGATGTTTCAGGCTCAGCTCAGCTACATTTGACCAGAAATATGTCCGAATCCGAAGTTCTTGAGCCTGACAACTATAGAGATGGTGCTTCTACTACTTCTTGCTCTGAAGTCACAAGCACTTCCAACAGTGATAATATCTTTCCACGGCAAGATTTCAGGTTCTCTGGCTACCCCTCTCACATTGGTGGGACCATGCAAGTTCCCTTTGTTGATGTGCGTGGTGGTGGGAACCAGCACCATATTTCCCTCCTCCGGTGA
- the LOC117620779 gene encoding PHD finger protein ALFIN-LIKE 4-like isoform X1: protein MKGADAALYNPRTVEEVFRDFKGRRAGMIKALTSDVEKFFQMCDPEKENLSLYGYPSEQWEVNLPAEEVPPELPEPALGINFARDGMQEKDWLSLVAVHSDAWLVSVAFYFGARFGFDKADRKRLFNMINELPTIFEVVTGTAKKQVKEKSSSNHGSNKSKSNSKAQRGSESQGRHSEVVQPKDEDEGLDEEEEDEREETCGACGGGGPSSLDEPWIFCDFCETWFHMKCVKITPARAKQIKQYKCPSCNNKRARPD, encoded by the exons atgaAGGGAGCTGATGCCGCACTCTACAATCCTCGCACAGTCGAGGAGGTTTTCAGAGATTTTAAGGGCCGCAGAGCTGGCATGATCAAGGCTCTCACTTCTG ATGTTGAAAAGTTCTTTCAGATGTGCGATCCTG AGAAGGAGAATCTTTCCTTATATGGATATCCTAGTGAGCAATGGGAAGTCAACCTACCTGCTGAAGAAGTGCCTCCAGAACTGCCAGAGCCTGCACTTGGTATCAACTTTGCAAGAGATGGTATGCAAGAAAAAGACTGGCTATCTTTGGTTGCTGTTCATAGCGATGCATGGCTAGTTTCTGTTGCCTTCTACTTTGGTGCCAGATTTGGGTTCGATAAGGCTGACAG GAAGCGACTTTTTAACATGATTAATGAACTTCCAACAATATTTGAAGTTGTGACTGGTACTGcaaaaaaacaagtaaaagAGAAGTCATCTTCAAATCATGGTAGCAACAAATCCAAGTCGAACTCCAAAGCG CAGCGAGGATCAGAATCTCAGGGAAGACATTCAGAAGTGGTGCAGCCAAAGGACGAAGACGAGGGCTTGGAcgaagaggaggaagatgaACGTGAAGAGACATGCGGGGCATGTGGTGGAGGCGGCCCATCCTCATTAGATGAACCCTGGATTTTTTGTGACTTCTGTGAGACATGGTTCCATATGAAGTGCGTGAAGATAACCCCCGCAAGAGCAAAACAGATTAAGCAGTACAAATGCCCTTCATGCAACAACAAGAGAGCTAGGCctgattaa
- the LOC117620779 gene encoding PHD finger protein ALFIN-LIKE 4-like isoform X2 yields MKGADAALYNPRTVEEVFRDFKGRRAGMIKALTSDVEKFFQMCDPEKENLSLYGYPSEQWEVNLPAEEVPPELPEPALGINFARDGMQEKDWLSLVAVHSDAWLVSVAFYFGARFGFDKADRKRLFNMINELPTIFEVVTGTAKKQVKEKSSSNHGSNKSKSNSKARGSESQGRHSEVVQPKDEDEGLDEEEEDEREETCGACGGGGPSSLDEPWIFCDFCETWFHMKCVKITPARAKQIKQYKCPSCNNKRARPD; encoded by the exons atgaAGGGAGCTGATGCCGCACTCTACAATCCTCGCACAGTCGAGGAGGTTTTCAGAGATTTTAAGGGCCGCAGAGCTGGCATGATCAAGGCTCTCACTTCTG ATGTTGAAAAGTTCTTTCAGATGTGCGATCCTG AGAAGGAGAATCTTTCCTTATATGGATATCCTAGTGAGCAATGGGAAGTCAACCTACCTGCTGAAGAAGTGCCTCCAGAACTGCCAGAGCCTGCACTTGGTATCAACTTTGCAAGAGATGGTATGCAAGAAAAAGACTGGCTATCTTTGGTTGCTGTTCATAGCGATGCATGGCTAGTTTCTGTTGCCTTCTACTTTGGTGCCAGATTTGGGTTCGATAAGGCTGACAG GAAGCGACTTTTTAACATGATTAATGAACTTCCAACAATATTTGAAGTTGTGACTGGTACTGcaaaaaaacaagtaaaagAGAAGTCATCTTCAAATCATGGTAGCAACAAATCCAAGTCGAACTCCAAAGCG CGAGGATCAGAATCTCAGGGAAGACATTCAGAAGTGGTGCAGCCAAAGGACGAAGACGAGGGCTTGGAcgaagaggaggaagatgaACGTGAAGAGACATGCGGGGCATGTGGTGGAGGCGGCCCATCCTCATTAGATGAACCCTGGATTTTTTGTGACTTCTGTGAGACATGGTTCCATATGAAGTGCGTGAAGATAACCCCCGCAAGAGCAAAACAGATTAAGCAGTACAAATGCCCTTCATGCAACAACAAGAGAGCTAGGCctgattaa
- the LOC117623067 gene encoding solute carrier family 25 member 44-like has protein sequence MNLSTAEEESAQEIHIPAEIDWQMLDKSKFFFLGAALFSGVSATLYPVVVLKTRQQVAQSQVSCLKTAISMVRHEGFRALYRGFGTSLMGTIPARALYMAALEVTKSKVGTATIRLGFSESTAAAIANAAAGLSAAMAAQIVWTPVDVVSQRLMVQGGVKSSSKYPNASDCKYVNGIDVFRKIIKTDGPRGLYRGFGISILTYAPSNAVWWASYSVAQRMVWGGIGYHFCKKSDESNEDGVTTYTPDSKTIMVVQGVSAAMAGGMSALITMPLDTVKTRLQVLDGEDNGRRGPTIGQTVRNLVKEGGWTACYRGLGPRWASMSISATTMITTYEFLKRLSTKNQEVLT, from the coding sequence ATGAATTTGAGCACTGCCGAGGAAGAATCGGCGCAAGAAATCCATATTCCCGCTGAAATTGATTGGCAAATGCTTGATAAATCCAAGTTCTTCTTCCTCGGAGCAGCTCTTTTTTCGGGTGTATCGGCGACTCTTTACCCTGTTGTGGTGTTGAAAACCCGCCAACAAGTAGCTCAATCCCAAGTTTCTTGCCTCAAAACTGCGATTTCAATGGTTAGGCACGAGGGTTTTAGGGCATTGTACAGAGGATTTGGGACTTCTTTGATGGGTACAATACCTGCCCGGGCGCTGTACATGGCAGCGCTTGAGGTCACTAAGAGTAAAGTCGGAACTGCCACGATTAGGTTAGGGTTTTCAGAGTCCACAGCAGCCGCCATTGCCAATGCAGCTGCAGGGTTGAGTGCGGCAATGGCTGCACAGATTGTGTGGACTCCAGTTGATGTTGTGAGTCAGAGACTCATGGTGCAAGGTGGTGTGAAATCAAGTTCCAAATATCCTAATGCATCTGATTGTAAATATGTTAATGGGATCGATGTATTCAGGAAAATTATTAAGACGGATGGACCAAGAGGATTGTATAGAGGGTTTGGGATATCTATTTTGACATATGCACCATCCAATGCAGTTTGGTGGGCATCTTACTCTGTTGCTCAAAGAATGGTTTGGGGTGGAATTGGGTATCATTTTTGTAAGAAAAGTGATGAAAGCAATGAGGATGGGGTTACCACATATACACCAGATTCGAAAACAATAATGGTAGTTCAGGGAGTCAGTGCAGCCATGGCTGGCGGCATGTCAGCCCTAATCACAATGCCCCTCGATACAGTTAAGACAAGGTTGCAAGTTTTGGATGGGGAGGACAATGGCCGGCGTGGACCAACAATCGGACAGACTGTTCGGAATCTGGTTAAGGAAGGTGGATGGACAGCTTGTTACAGAGGATTGGGGCCGCGGTGGGCTTCAATGTCGATTTCTGCAACAACAATGATCACCACCTATGAGTTTCTCAAACGGCTCTCCACAAAGAACCAAGAGGTTTTGACATGA